Proteins from a genomic interval of Rosa chinensis cultivar Old Blush chromosome 2, RchiOBHm-V2, whole genome shotgun sequence:
- the LOC121051428 gene encoding transcription factor GTE11-like — MGCDSKRRRREDVGDTTISSSKKQKLMPMTGLEQTQKLLCCGILQELIDHRHGSVAVRIPDSQEVRRPMDLSTVKSKLERDNYSSIDAFVADVKLTFQNALWYYAHGEKQRAMAKNLGKVFEAKWKLRFPETRSSTLKASCCASLDRSVSPISPVSPLSLQQLNNNNKRGGGAKRSSRNLDEVKGSASAITCAVDKDKEH; from the coding sequence ATGGGTTGCGATTCTAAAAGAAGGCGTAGAGAGGATGTGGGTGACACAACGATTTCATCATCCAAGAAGCAAAAGCTGATGCCGATGACAGGTTTGGAGCAGACCCAAAAGCTTCTTTGTTGCGGGATCTTGCAGGAGCTAATTGATCACCGTCATGGCTCTGTGGCTGTTCGAATCCCTGATTCTCAGGAGGTTCGAAGGCCTATGGATCTGTCCACCGTCAAATCCAAGTTGGAGAGAGACAACTACTCCAGTATTGATGCCTTTGTGGCCGATGTCAAGCTTACCTTCCAAAACGCGTTATGGTATTACGCTCATGGAGAAAAACAGCGTGCAATGGCCAAGAATCTTGGTAAGGTTTTTGAGGCTAAGTGGAAATTACGGTTTCCTGAAACTAGGTCTTCAACCTTGAAAGCTTCTTGTTGTGCTAGTTTGGATAGGTCTGTGTCTCCTATTAGTCCAGTGAGTCCATTAAGTCTTCAACaactcaacaacaacaacaaaagaggaGGAGGGGCCAAGAGGTCATCCAGAAACCTTGACGAAGTGAAGGGTTCTGCTTCTGCTATCACTTGTGCAGTGGATAAAGATAAGGAACACTGA
- the LOC112186012 gene encoding DNA-directed RNA polymerase V subunit 5A-like: MLLRKLHRGDITPPLVWFEVNYGLLLLFRKIVKVNVIRGLHSQIANKDTLTGLILILQSQITSQALKTLDLYPFKVEMFQITDLLVNITKHVLKPKHQVLTERAKQNLLRKYNIEEKQ; the protein is encoded by the exons ATGCTGCTGAGAAA ACTCCACAGAGGAGACATCACGCCTCCCTTGGTCTGGTTTGAAGTCAACTATGGCCTTCTTCTGCTCTTCAGGAAGATAG TGAAGGTTAATGTTATCCGTGGGCTGCACAGTCAGATTGCTAATAAAGACACTTTGACTGGGCTCATATTAATTCTTCAAAGCCAAATAACAAGCCAAGCTCTGAAAACTCTGGATCTTTATCCATTTAAAGTGGAAATGTTCCAG ATTACTGATTTGCTTGTTAATATAACGAAGCATGTCTTGAAGCCAAAGCATCAGGTATTGACTGAACGAGCAAAACAAAATCTTCTGAGGAAGTATAACATAGAAGAAAAGCAG TGA